From Anopheles funestus chromosome 3RL, idAnoFuneDA-416_04, whole genome shotgun sequence, a single genomic window includes:
- the LOC125772330 gene encoding SPARC-related modular calcium-binding protein 2-like, with the protein MPLYSIFIAERLKYGESGQAALLNSSRRNDNAGAGRFAYDNSVISECAAKGGECDESKGRPVCGSDNKTYPTRCHLIRAQCSGHQVAFKHRGSCKDVCIASRTYALQQRANSPYTVKYVPRCREDGTYAPVQCIDGGGCWCVNGQGKQLPNTMVQHGKPICVKKGKSNQRRSSPRNPVRNKRSCSGLDRAVFNTNLLKLFQNEHVRVHQHNLTGPINEKVVLDWKFAVMDLNGNNLLDKTEYRTMKRLIKKVVKPKRCGRSFGKNCDADQDERLSRNEWYNCLAKDDVTPHNPSSQSPSSSSSISSSSSGGSGHYTVPHLHHHQHHSTLGGLSRGNGGMGGGSIGGTVGGGGRGGGGVNGGTGGGGHFLRADDDDDDDSQNISNDFTDDDDDDHSENEYDSDELPDSDNALLNGLQLPVNGLQPYLCMYLLTFFSSIIILLPEISNLTDMAI; encoded by the exons ATGCCGCTGTACAGTATTTTTATTGCGGAACGTCTTAAATACGGTGAGTCCGGCCAGGCAGCCCTCTTGAACTCCTCACGGCGAAACGATAACGCTGGCGCCGGCCGGTTTGCGTACGACAACAGCGTG ATATCGGAATGTGCTGCAAAGGGAGGCGAATGTGACGAAAGCAAGGGAAGGCCCGTGTGTGGAAGTGACAATAAGACGTATCCTACACGCTGTCATCTGATCCGTGCGCAATGTAGTGGACATCAGGTCGCCTTCAAGCATCGAGGATCATGCAAAG ATGTGTGCATTGCCTCACGAACTTATGCTCTCCAACAACGCGCCAACTCCCCGTACACGGTCAAGTACGTACCGAGATGTCGGGAGGATGGAACTTACGCACCGGTCCAGTGTATCGATGGTGGCGGTTGTTGGTGTGTTAATGGGCAAGGTAAGCAGCTGCCCAACACCATGGTTCAGCACGGGAAACCGATCTGTGTGAAGAAGGGCAAATCGAACCAACGGCGATCATCACCTCGCAACCCGGTTCGCAACAAGCGCA GTTGCAGTGGACTAGATCGCGCTGTTTTTAACACGAATCTGCTGAAGCTGTTCCAAAACGAGCATGTCCGGGTGCACCAGCACAATCTTACCGGTCCGATCAACGAAAAGGTGGTGCTGGACTGGAAGTTTGCCGTGATGGATCTCAATGGCAACAATCTGCTAGACAAGACGGAGTATCGCACGATGAAACGACTAATCAAGAAG GTCGTGAAACCGAAACGCTGTGGCAGATCGTTCGGTAAGAACTGTGACGCAGACCAGGACGAACGACTATCGCGCAACGAATGGTACAACTGTTTAGCAAAAGACGACGTCACAC CTCACAACCCGTCGTCacaatcaccatcatcatcatcatcaatatCTAGTTCCTCTTCCGGTGGTTCTGGACACTATACAGTCCCCCAtctacatcatcatcaacatcatagCACTCTCGGTGGGCTGTCACGCGGCAATGGTGGCATGGGTGGTGGGTCTATCGGTGGTACGGTAGGCGGAGGCGGCAGAGGCGGCGGCGGCGTCAACGGCGGCACCGGCGGTGGTGGTCACTTTCTGCGtgccgacgacgacgacgacgacgattcACAGAATATCTCAAATGATTTCactgacgatgacgatgacgatcaTTCAGAGAATGAGTACGATTCGGACGAACTGCCCGACAGTGATAATGCACTACTGAACGGATTGCAGTTGCCCGTTAACGGATTGCAGCCATACCTGTGTATGTATCTACTTACCTTCTTCTCGTCGATCATCATCCTTCTTCCTGAAATTTCCAACCTTACCGATATGGCCATttag